TCAAGAGGGCGCACTGCAAAGGCGCAGCAGCTATGCCGGGTCACCCTCCTTCGCGCACTTCAGACTCGCCTGAGCTAGAAGCCTGGCTTGTAATACGAGGCCAGGGCCAGGCCATTGCCGCCAGCCGTCACCGCAGTGGTAGACGCCAGGCTGAGGACGCTGCCGAAATTCAAGACCTGGATTTGCGCTCCATTCAGGACGTAGATATGCAGACCTTGCGGATCCATTCGAATCGTCGTTGGCGCCCCGCCGACGTTTAATGATTTTGTAAGATCCGGCGTCAGCGACAGGCCGCTGGCGCTTCGCGGAATAGCCATGATCAATGAATTGCTTGCCTGGTTGGCAAACTCATAACCCGCCAGCGGCGAATGAGCCAGCGAAGAAAAACCGTTAAGAATTCCGGCAAGCGAAATGGTTCCAATCGTACTCCCGTTCAACGGCGCCGTAGCATAGGGCCCTGAGCCAGGCGTGGAAAAAGCGGCGTAGATATTCTGGCCGGCAGGATCAGTGGTCAGATCATTTGCGCCGCTTCCGCTGAACACGCTGGAAACGCCAACTTGATTGAGCGCCGGTACGCTGGCGTCCACGGTGAAGATCTGTGCTGCGGGATTGGCGCCGGTGGAAAGCCCGTACAGGAAGGCGCCGCTGGGATGCAGGGCGATGATGTTGGCGCCTGACGCCGTGAGAAATTTATTGCAGGTCCCCAGTGCGCCGCTGCGAGTATCGCAGACCATTTCACCGCCAGCGCCGGAAGTGACCGCGGCCACATATCGATTGAGCGGATCGAAGGCAATGCTGGAAGGTGCAGAGAGCAATTGTGCATCCGAGCGATCGAAAGTCAAATCGCCAGTTTGCGGATTGACGCGATAGAAGTACAGAGCCTGCGGACCCAGGCCGGCTGCCGCCAGCATCGTCCCCGATGGACTTACAGCCATCACGGTTACGCCCGAAAGCGTGGCGGCGACGACCGGGCTGGCAAGCGAGCCATCGGCCGCGATACTGGAACGCATGATCTGGCTGCCGCCGCTATTGGAAAAATAGAGATACTTCGCCTGTCTGCTTACCAGAATCGAAAGCAAACCCATCGCCGAGCAGGTAGGGTCTGCGTCGGAGCAGATACCCGACCTGCATTGCAGAATAGCGACGCAGATCAGAATTGCGCAAATAGATTGGCGCAAGCAAACGATGCAAGCTTGGATCCGGGCGCCGCTGGCGGTCTGCATTTCCATACTGTTCCCTGCATCAACGGCGCCCGGGCCGCCAGTTCGATCAATTGGCTGGCGGCTGCCAGTTGGACGGAACTGCCGGGCCGTTGCTCATTGGAAAAAATCTGGCGCTCACGCTGTAGTTTCCGCCAGCATTTTCCTTGTAGCTGGTCACAATCAATTTGATTGGGCCCGCTTGCGCCACATTGATCGCCAGAATAGAGCGATGCTCATCGCCATTGTAGTCATCATTCTGGTGCCCTTGCCCGGCGACAATGGCGCGCACGATTGGATCGAAATCAGCAGACTTCACCTCTGCCAGCAGAATGCCCGGACCGCTAACCTGCAACGGATAGCTTCGTTCAAATCGAGAGATGACTCGCTGGTCGCCCTGCTCCAGGGCGCCGCTCACATTGGCCGAGCGCAGACGAGCATCGGCGGCGCCGGCGCGCAAAATGCCAATCTGGAACCGACCGCTGCTGGCGCCGGCCACGGAACTTACTTTGATTTCCATGGTCTGGCCGGCCTGCATTTCGATGGCGGTCAGCGAGTTAGTTCCTTCGCCATTGTCATCGTTGGAGGCCGTGGCATTGGTCTGTTTATTGACAACATCCAGTTTGATATCAAAATCGGAGGAGACGCCGCGAATCAAGTAGAGGCCGCCGGCAGCAGCTTGAAAGGTGATGGCATCGGTCCGACCGTCGGTCAGGCGACCCTCTACAGGCGTGCGCGCCATCATCGCCGGAAGCGTCTGAAGAGCGTATGCGCCGCCAGCGTTCAGGGCATAGCTGCTTACCTGCAGCTCTAGATTGCCGTTTTGTTCGGCTTCGATGAGCAGCATATCGGGATCATCGCCGGACTGGTCTTTGCCGCCGGGCGTGTGCGCCCGCAGC
This DNA window, taken from Leptospirales bacterium, encodes the following:
- a CDS encoding lactonase family protein gives rise to the protein MGLLSILVSRQAKYLYFSNSGGSQIMRSSIAADGSLASPVVAATLSGVTVMAVSPSGTMLAAAGLGPQALYFYRVNPQTGDLTFDRSDAQLLSAPSSIAFDPLNRYVAAVTSGAGGEMVCDTRSGALGTCNKFLTASGANIIALHPSGAFLYGLSTGANPAAQIFTVDASVPALNQVGVSSVFSGSGANDLTTDPAGQNIYAAFSTPGSGPYATAPLNGSTIGTISLAGILNGFSSLAHSPLAGYEFANQASNSLIMAIPRSASGLSLTPDLTKSLNVGGAPTTIRMDPQGLHIYVLNGAQIQVLNFGSVLSLASTTAVTAGGNGLALASYYKPGF